Genomic segment of Bacteroides intestinalis DSM 17393:
AAAGTGTTTTTAGGATATTTCAAGGGATGAAGTCTGAGAAGATTACATCCCTTTTTGTTTATTTTTCTGCCAGATTGCTAAAAAGCACTCTAATCATGTTGTTAATAAACGTGGGTAAAGTTTTTAAAAAACGTCACCCTTATTTATTAAAAACGTTTCCGGTGTCTATTAAATCCCTTGTTTTATTGTACAAAAAGTAGAAATAGTATATCTTTGCCTCCAATTTATCGGGAACGTATGAATGAGAAGAAAAATTACACCTATCATCTGATAGCTATCTTCACCGTAGGAGTGTGGGGATTAACTTTTATCTCCACCAAAGTTTTAATAGCCAATGGACTTTCTCCGAAAGAAATCTTTCTGCTTCGTTTTCTGATTGCTTATATTGGTATCTGGTTTATATCTCCCCGCAAGCTGTTTGCAAATAACTGGAAAGATGAACTTTGGTTGTTATTGGGTGGTATTACAGGCGGTTCTGTCTATTTTCTGACGGAGAATATGGCTTTAGGCATTACATTGGCTACCAATGTGGCGTTTATTGTTTGTACGGCTCCGTTGCTCACCACTATCTTTTCACTGATGATTTATAAGAAGGAAAAGGCTACCCGTACTTTGATAGGCGGTTCACTGATGGCATTGGTGGGAGTGGCAATGGTGGTTTATAATGGTAGTTTTGTTTTGAAAATCTCTCCGTTGGGCGATTTTCTTACTTTGCTTGCCGCTCTTTCCTGGGCATTTTATAGTTTGATAATGAAGAAGATGACAGGGAGGTATAATACAATCTTCATTACCCGCAAGATATTCTTTTATGGGATATTGACCATACTTCCTGTTTTTCTGTTCCAGCCTTGGCAGGCAGATCTTTCTTTGCTTATGGAGCCTTCTGTCCTGTTGAACCTGTTATTCTTGGGCGTGCTTGCTTCATTGGTTTGCTTTGCGGTATGGAATGTGGTGCTGAAAAATCTCGGTACGGTGCGTGCTTCCAATTATATTTATCTCAATCCGTTGTTCACTTTGGTAGGATCGGCTGTCCTGTTGGATGAACATCTGACGATCATTGCGCTGATTGGTGCAGGCTGCATTATGGGTGGGGTATATATTGCAGGAAGAAAATAATCGATGGATTATTTTCAGCAAACAACATAATTTCTTCCGCTTGCGTGCTGTGTTCTGCCGTCAGGTTCCAGGAATTATCTTTCTTGTTCCATTTATAGCTTTGGTAACTCGTACCCATTGCGTTTATCTGGTAAACAGCTTTGGCTTTTACATCGGCATAAGCGTTCGTTTTGCTGTTCCATGCTACATATTCCACGTTTATATCCGTTCCGTCATAAGAGAAATTCAGGCAATATTGCTTTTCGAAACGTTGGTTTTCCTTATTCCATTTCAATACCTCTTTGGCTGATACTCGTCCTTCGGCATTGTACGCATAGTTATACTGCAAATGATTATGCAGATACTTCCGGTTCTCTACTTTAAATACGGTTTCCGTCTTTACGAGACCTTCGTTCATTTCCGTGTTATAGGCGAAATCCTTTACATTGTTCCCGCTTACTGCGTTTACTACTGATGTCAATGCGAATACTACTGATACTACTAAAGCTTTCATAATGATTTTATTTTTTAAGTTATACATTTTTGTTTCATTCGATGTTGCAAAGATAGGGCAAGGGTGCGGGATGGAATGTTATCGCAATGTTATCATTAGGTTAACACAGAAATTCCGGTGATTGTATTAACTGCAAATATGGCTTTGTATCTTACCAAATCCGTACCCGGGGGAAGGTGCTGAAATGATAGGATAATAGGCTTTTTTCATAATTTATCAGATGTTTCTTTTTCAAAAAGAAAGTATTTTGTATTTTTATCTTTTCCGGAAAGAAAGAAATTAAATAAACTGTCTTTATGAAGAGGAAGAAATAAATGCGGGTGAATATACGATTCGTGTTCTTCCTGTATGGAAATGGATGCTGAAAACGCTATCTTTGTCCCCAAAATAATGATAAGATGAAGCTCCGTTCCCTTTACATCCTTTCTATTGTTGGACTGTTTCTCGTTGTAGTGATACAATTGGGAGGGATGATGTATGCCTATGACAGTTATAAGAAAGAAGCCAAACGTACACTGGACGAATGTTTCCGGCAGGCTTTTATAGAGACGGTAGATAATCAAATCAACAACCTGCCCTTTCCCGACTATACCATTCCTTTCTATTCGTACATACCTAAAGATGAGAATAGACCTATGGATAATGAAGTTTTTCTGGGATATCAACAGGCCGCTTCTTTCCTGCAAGATGTTTATCAGGTGACGATACCTCTGGATGAGATGGAAAGGACGTTGGAAAAGAAACTGAAATGGAAGAATATAGACCGGACCGTGTGGATTGATGCGGCTGAAGACCATAGCCAGTATTCTGCCTACAGGCGTTTCAAGACAGTGGTCTCCGATACTGCATGGCTAAATGAAAAGAAAGGGGAAGCTATAGAAGCGGCTATTATCGCCCCTTTCCTTCCGCTTGTAAAAGATGTATTCTTCTTGTTTCTTCCTACTTTGTTGCTGACCGCTTTTCTTATTTATAGTTGGGCGCAACAGATGAAGTATATCATCAGCCAACGGCGGGGCATTGAAGAACAACGTTCTGCCTTCTATACTTTGGCGGAGAAAATGAGACAGCCGATAGGTGAAGTGCGTAGCCGGATTCCCGAACAACGGTGGGAAGAGATAGAAACATCGGGTAAGCATATTCTGGATATGACGGAAGAAACACTCTCCGCTGCCAAAGAAGAAGAATGGAAAAGGCAGGCGCATAAGCAGCACTCTTTCAAGATATTCTTTATAATCAGTCTGCTGGCCAGCTGTTTGTTGATGGTGGCCTGGTTCGTTTATTTGTATCGTACGGCTGCCCGTGAGACGGTTTATCAGGTGAATGACTGTTTTGAGGCTGCTTTTTATGATGAAGTGATGTATAACCGTTATCCTTTGTTCCGCTCGCAACTCGGAGAAAACAGAGAATCTGAAGAACGGATAAAAAGGAGCGAGTCGCCTTTTGCCGAAGAGCAAAGAGAATATTTAAAAGGAAAAGAGGCAGAGTATACTATAAATATATTGTATGTGGTGCATACGCACAATACGATTGATCAAAATTACCGTCTTCGTGCAGCTTTGATTATGCAGAAACACTTGGAAGGAGTAGAGATGAATTTCCAGTATCTGGATTCTGCCTTTGCCGGATATCTCAGCCGGTTGGGAATGAAATCACGCAGTGGAATCCGTCAGTTCCGCTATCCTTCGGACAGTACGGTTGCACAGGTAGGATATACTTCTGTGAAGTACGGTGACTATACTTCCCGGTTTATACCGTTGAAGGAAGACAGTACGCTTTGCGTGCAGGGAGTTGTGAAGAACCCTTATCGTTATGTGGCGACTTCTATCTGGTATCTTTTGTTGCCCCTATGGATTACATTCCTGGTGATGCTCGATTGTATCTTCGGTCAGGTGAAAGTGCTTCGGATGCAACATCGCCTGGAGCAGTTTCAGAAAGACTTTACTTACGCTATGATTCATGATATGAAGTCTCCGTTGAACTCCATACTGATGGCGGCACATGTGCTGGCAGGGGGGAAACTGGCGGATAAGCCTGAAAAAGAAGAGAAATACCGACGGGTGATGACGGAAGAAAGCGAGCATCTACTGGCTTTATCGAACAGGGTATTGATGCTGACACAATTGGACGAAGGGCATTTGGAGTTGCATAAGGAAGAAGTCGCCCTGCGCCCCTTGCTCGATGATCTGGTTGCGAAGATTTCTCTGAAAGCCGGTAAGAGGGTGGAATTCAATACGGTTTATCATCGCTGTGAGACGGTCTATGCGGATGCTTTCTGCCTGCGTGAAGTGCTGGGAAACTTATTGGACAATGCGATCAAGTATTCTTGTGAAGAGGTGAAAATAGATATAATCTGTGAGTCGGAGAGGGGAGTCTGCAAAATTAAAGTATGCGATAACGGGTTGGGTATCTCCTTGAAAGACCAGTCGCGTATCTTCAATCGCTTTGAACGCTCTGCGGCGGCAGCACGCAGTAGTAAAGGGGGAGCCACAGGCTTTGGCTTAGGTTTGAACTATGTGCAGCAAGTGATGCTGGCACATGAGGGCAGGGTAGAAGTGGAGAGTGAAGAAGGCCGTTTCAGTGAGTTTACTCTTTATTTTCCGGTACGATCCTGACATTACCATATATGGAAACGCAACTCCTGTGAACAGTCGTTGATAAATGCATCTTTGCCGAATGAACGCAGTTTCCAGAGGATGCAGATGTCGTCTATGCTACCGATAAGTAAGAATGTTCCGAATAATGTGAAATAATAGCTCCCTGTTGCCATGCCGTACAAAAGCGGAAGGATGCCTAACAACAGAATAGGTAAGAAGCAAGTTGTGCGATATTGCCACATTCTGATGGGTTCGTTGCAGTGGCAGAAGCGTATGCCTCCCTTATGCTTTACGAAAGAGATAGACCGGAAACCTTTGGACGAAAAGATTCCGAAGAAAAGTGCATGAAGCAATAGATTTACTCCAAAACCTGCCAGAGCGCACAACCAGAATATCAGCAATGATACATGAGCCATATTTTCTCCATGTATCCATCGGAATAAGAGCAGTATGGGTACTGTAAAAAGGATTGCAGCCAGCATTCCATACTTATTGATCTTATTTCCCGAAACCATGATTTCGGTTCCTTTCTTGCTTTGTACAATTGAGATATCCGCTTTCATCATCTGTTCTTTTTATTAATTGAAGAATATATTTCCAATAGCGTGTTTCAGTCCTGTATATATAGGATTGACTACAACCATTGATACGTGAACTGCCAAAACGATTGCAATGCCTTTTGCCTGTACGATTCCTATTTTCTGAAATTTCTTCATGATTTGTTTATTATTTAAGTGATACATTGGGTTTATTTCGGTGTTGCAAAGGTAAGGCGGTGAGCAGAGAAGGAATGTTATCGCAATGTTATCTTTAGGTTAACGATTATAAGTCGGCATGCAAGTTTAGTAAGGTATAAAGAGCTAATAAAACTTGCTGGCTGAATAAATCCTTTCTGACGGGATATGAACATACTTTCCCCTCCTGATTCGCATGAATAATATAAGTTTCAAAGGTTAAGCCGCCGCATTGCCACTTTTATCTCTTTTTGTTGCGACGGTTAAGTAAAATTGTAGTAGGTACTTATTCTTTCCACCATGGAGAAAGTTGCTTTCCATCACAGGGAAACTTTCTTTCCACCATGGTGGAAAGAAAGAAACTCCACGGTGGAAAGAATAAACGTTCGGATGGAAAAGGCTAACCGTTGGAAGGGAAAAAGTATAGGAATGCCTAAGAACGGAGCTAGCTATTGCATTTAATTCATTTTTTATCAAGCATGAATTAGATTATTATCCCTGTTTTGCCTGTTATTCTATCGGGCCATTCCCCTTATCATTGAAAATATCCCCTTGCCTCTTCTCTGCCTGATGATAATAATCAGTTGAAAAACATAGGTTTATAGTGAAAATGTTACTTTCTATTTGTCCCCCCTGTTTCTTTCCTGTTTTATGTCTATCTTCTTATTTTTGTTCCGTTCTCGTAAGTAGATACGATATAACTATTATTAATCTATATCAGAAAGTAAAATTATGGAAAACCAGGGAATACTTCTTTATATCGGAATAGCCCTTATCATCTTATTGGTACTTTGGTATATCTGGACTGCCAATAATCTGATTGCAAAACGGAATCGGGTAAAGCAATGCCGTAGCGGCATTTGTGTGGCATTGAAGCAGCGGAACGATATGATACCGAATTTGGTAGCTGCCGTAAAGTCCTATATGGGGCATGAGAATGAGACGCTAACCCGTATCGCAGAACTTCGCTTACGAACTTTTCAGCCTTCACAGGAGACTGAAAAGATAAGAACCGGTAATGAGCTTTCTTCTTTAATCTCCAAACTTCAATTATCCGTAGAAGATTACCCGGAACTGAAGGCAAGCGAGCAGTTCACCCGACTGCAAAGGAGCATTGAAGATATGGAATTACAACTGCAAGCCATACGCCGCACCTATAATGCTGCGGTCACCGACTATAATAACTCCATTGAGATGTTTCCCTCTTCCATCGTAGCCGGCCGGCAGAATCATCATCAGGAAGAACTGATTGATATTCCCGAACAGGAACAGCGGAATGTGGATGTCAGTGCACTTTTAAAGTAGTAGACGTAATATGGAATCAATTGACTTCAGAAGCCTTTCCGAAAGGCTTCGTACCGAACTTTCCCGTGTATATTTCTGGCAGAAGATTGTTCGTATTCTGAGCATCATAGTCTATCTCTTTGTGTTTTGCTGGATGATGTTCGTCCTGTTTGGGGGCTATCTTGTTGGATATATCGGCTTAGAGAACTACAGTGTGGTTACGCAATACATTTTCCCGGTCTTTATGGGATTTATTGTGCTGAACTTCGCATTCAGCCGCTCTCTTATGAAATTCCAAGGGCAGGAAAATGATATCATGCGCAGCATTATGTCTGCTATGTTTCCATCCGTTCTTTTCTCCTTCTCTTCGCAACTGGACCAGCGTATATTATCCGGTAGCAGGCTCTTTAATTCTTCTTTCTCCGATCCGGCACTGGCGGCTACCACCTATGCTTATCTGGAAGTGCCGTGGGGAGATCGTACCCTTTATATAGTCGATATAGGGGTTTCCTATGGACTGATGAATAAGTTGGAACTGAATTCTGTAACAGGCTATTTGGTGATGCTTTACCGCTATGTACTCCGTCCGCTGTTCGCCTCCAGGTACGAAAGTAGTGCGCATAACTTCCGCGGGATGTTTGGCTGGTGCCGTCTGGAGCGTAGTTTTAAGGGCAGCACGATTATCCTGCCCGACCATTTGGAACAAAAGGCCGGCTATCTGGCAAAGAATATCCAGGGCTTGAAGAGACGCTATAATGCCCGCTTCGTTCATCTGGAAGACCCGGATTTCGAAAAGTATTTCGTGGTTTATGCCGATGATGAAGTAACCGCCCGTATGATACTGACACCGGCGGTCATGCGCCGGATTACCCGTCTGCGCGAAACATTCGGGCACGATATGATGCTCTCTTTCAACAAAGGTACTTTTTATTATGCAGGAGTGATGCCCGACGGTTTCCTCTGCCTTCGCAAGCGGGCACTGGACAATGAACATCTGCTTGAAGAGATATACAATGATATAAACCTTGCCTGTCAGGTGACAGATATTCTTTAAAACCATATTATAACATGAAACAAACACTTACATTTATTCCTCCCGTAGTGGACTCCACGCAAAGTTCCATTCATACGGAGGCTTACGAAAAGAGCGTGGACTTGTATAACCAAGGCGAGTACCTGCAAGCTTTCCACAGTTTGCTGGATTACCTGAATGCGGACTTCCGGACGAAGTATGGTAATGCGGATGGTACTGAATTTCATATTCCCCACGGTTCTATCCTGGTGCATATTTCTGTAAAAGACGGATTTTACCGTATCAGTGCCGACTTCCTGAACTTGCCCGAGAAAGGGCGTGTAGCCATGCTTCGACAGATTGCAGACCTGAATCTGAACAAGTTGCTGTTGCCTCGCTTTGTGAAGGACAACGATAAGTTGAGAATGGAGTACACGTGTTCTCTCTCGCAGAGCCATCCCCATAAGATGTACTTCGTGTTACAGAATATCTGCCACATCGGCGATAAATATGATGACGAGTTCTGTACGAAGTTCGGTGCTACACGGTGCTATGAGCCGCAGGTCACCTCTTATCCGCAGCAAGAGATAGACCGCATTTATGAAGGTTTGCAAATCTTGGGCCGCGAAACACTGGAAGCTGTGAAAGAGTATGATGCCGACCGGAAATATGGCTACTCCTGGAATGTGCTCGATACAACTTTCTATCAGATTTCCTACTTTGCCCGTCCGCAAGGCCAGTTATTGAATGATCTTGATAAAGCGGTGGACGATATGGATGCCGAACTGCCTACTGCCGAGGTGGTAGCGAAAGGAAAGGCTTTTCTTGAGAAATTGCTCGCCATGCCTAAGGAGGAACTGGCGGCTGATCTTTATTTCGTAGATACATTGGTGTCTACCAAGCGCCGTTCGTCTCTGAAGAATATGCAGGAAAACTTTATAAGTGTCTATAAAGAAGCTACTGAAGCCATTCAGACGGAAAACTATGAGCGGAGTGCGGTACGTCTGCTCTATATTTTCTATGAAGCTTACTTCTATAATGATGTGCAGGATGACATTAACGTAATTCTTTCGCATGCGCTTGAAAAAGCAAGCGGCAAGTCGATGGAGGATGCATCTGAAATCCTTTACAATGCGATGGATAAAATAATGGAAGGTGACCTGGAACCGGATGAAGATGACCTGGAAGAGATATCGGCAGAAGCCATCGAACAAATGCAGGGTATGGCAGCATCTCTGCAAGAGGAAATCATGAAGGCGCAGGCCGATATGCAGGCTGCCATGATGAGGGGAGATATGGCCGAGTATATGCGTCTGGCGCAGGAACTTCAACAGAAGATGATGCAACAGGCACTTGGCGGACAACAATAACAGATTAAAAACAATGAATCAATGGAACAGAACAATATATATCAGTTGGTTTTCAAAGTAACCCATGCAGGTGGATCAGGCAGCTGTTTCTATCTGAAAGACTATGATCTTTTTGTGACGAACTACCATGTGG
This window contains:
- a CDS encoding DMT family transporter; translated protein: MNEKKNYTYHLIAIFTVGVWGLTFISTKVLIANGLSPKEIFLLRFLIAYIGIWFISPRKLFANNWKDELWLLLGGITGGSVYFLTENMALGITLATNVAFIVCTAPLLTTIFSLMIYKKEKATRTLIGGSLMALVGVAMVVYNGSFVLKISPLGDFLTLLAALSWAFYSLIMKKMTGRYNTIFITRKIFFYGILTILPVFLFQPWQADLSLLMEPSVLLNLLFLGVLASLVCFAVWNVVLKNLGTVRASNYIYLNPLFTLVGSAVLLDEHLTIIALIGAGCIMGGVYIAGRK
- a CDS encoding DUF3836 domain-containing protein; the protein is MKALVVSVVFALTSVVNAVSGNNVKDFAYNTEMNEGLVKTETVFKVENRKYLHNHLQYNYAYNAEGRVSAKEVLKWNKENQRFEKQYCLNFSYDGTDINVEYVAWNSKTNAYADVKAKAVYQINAMGTSYQSYKWNKKDNSWNLTAEHSTQAEEIMLFAENNPSIIFFLQYIPHP
- a CDS encoding sensor histidine kinase; this encodes MKLRSLYILSIVGLFLVVVIQLGGMMYAYDSYKKEAKRTLDECFRQAFIETVDNQINNLPFPDYTIPFYSYIPKDENRPMDNEVFLGYQQAASFLQDVYQVTIPLDEMERTLEKKLKWKNIDRTVWIDAAEDHSQYSAYRRFKTVVSDTAWLNEKKGEAIEAAIIAPFLPLVKDVFFLFLPTLLLTAFLIYSWAQQMKYIISQRRGIEEQRSAFYTLAEKMRQPIGEVRSRIPEQRWEEIETSGKHILDMTEETLSAAKEEEWKRQAHKQHSFKIFFIISLLASCLLMVAWFVYLYRTAARETVYQVNDCFEAAFYDEVMYNRYPLFRSQLGENRESEERIKRSESPFAEEQREYLKGKEAEYTINILYVVHTHNTIDQNYRLRAALIMQKHLEGVEMNFQYLDSAFAGYLSRLGMKSRSGIRQFRYPSDSTVAQVGYTSVKYGDYTSRFIPLKEDSTLCVQGVVKNPYRYVATSIWYLLLPLWITFLVMLDCIFGQVKVLRMQHRLEQFQKDFTYAMIHDMKSPLNSILMAAHVLAGGKLADKPEKEEKYRRVMTEESEHLLALSNRVLMLTQLDEGHLELHKEEVALRPLLDDLVAKISLKAGKRVEFNTVYHRCETVYADAFCLREVLGNLLDNAIKYSCEEVKIDIICESERGVCKIKVCDNGLGISLKDQSRIFNRFERSAAAARSSKGGATGFGLGLNYVQQVMLAHEGRVEVESEEGRFSEFTLYFPVRS
- a CDS encoding metalloprotease family protein gives rise to the protein MMKADISIVQSKKGTEIMVSGNKINKYGMLAAILFTVPILLLFRWIHGENMAHVSLLIFWLCALAGFGVNLLLHALFFGIFSSKGFRSISFVKHKGGIRFCHCNEPIRMWQYRTTCFLPILLLGILPLLYGMATGSYYFTLFGTFLLIGSIDDICILWKLRSFGKDAFINDCSQELRFHIW
- a CDS encoding LemA family protein is translated as MENQGILLYIGIALIILLVLWYIWTANNLIAKRNRVKQCRSGICVALKQRNDMIPNLVAAVKSYMGHENETLTRIAELRLRTFQPSQETEKIRTGNELSSLISKLQLSVEDYPELKASEQFTRLQRSIEDMELQLQAIRRTYNAAVTDYNNSIEMFPSSIVAGRQNHHQEELIDIPEQEQRNVDVSALLK
- a CDS encoding DUF3137 domain-containing protein — translated: MESIDFRSLSERLRTELSRVYFWQKIVRILSIIVYLFVFCWMMFVLFGGYLVGYIGLENYSVVTQYIFPVFMGFIVLNFAFSRSLMKFQGQENDIMRSIMSAMFPSVLFSFSSQLDQRILSGSRLFNSSFSDPALAATTYAYLEVPWGDRTLYIVDIGVSYGLMNKLELNSVTGYLVMLYRYVLRPLFASRYESSAHNFRGMFGWCRLERSFKGSTIILPDHLEQKAGYLAKNIQGLKRRYNARFVHLEDPDFEKYFVVYADDEVTARMILTPAVMRRITRLRETFGHDMMLSFNKGTFYYAGVMPDGFLCLRKRALDNEHLLEEIYNDINLACQVTDIL